Proteins from a genomic interval of Plasmodium reichenowi strain SY57 chromosome 11, whole genome shotgun sequence:
- a CDS encoding 60S ribosomal protein L36, putative codes for MGRKSTIKPATGIAVGFNSGHVVTKRNLKLHKKKKPFSKRKELIKDVVREITGFSPYEKRIIELIKIGTSASTKRSLKYAKKKLGTHKRGKAKREEIQKVVILQRRKAAEKH; via the exons atggGAAGGAAATCAACCATTAAGCCAGCCACAGGAATAGCag TTGGATTTAATAGTGGACATGTTGTAACAAAGagaaatttaaaattacataagaaaaagaaaCCATTTTctaaaagaaaagaattGATAAAAGATGTAGTTAGAGAAATTACTGGATTTAGTCcatatgaaaaaagaataattgAATTGATAAAAATAGGTACATCTGCTTCTACTAAAAGAAGTTTAAAATACGCTAAAAAAAAGTTAGGAACCCATAAAAGAGGAAAAGCTAAGAGAGAAGAAATTCAAAAGGTCGTTATTTTACAAAGAAGAAAAGCTGCTGAAAAAcattaa
- a CDS encoding hypothetical protein (conserved Plasmodium protein, unknown function), with protein MNKGRIETGVKISFGVLGVLYFFYLKRFVIQEWDIYKVKKKERDITMNKIKIHEDNENVKYILDEERNKKKYIRTFDYKEAR; from the exons atgaATAAGGGTCGAATAGAAACAGGAGTG AAAATATCCTTTGGCGTCCTAGGTGTTTtgtactttttttatttgaaacGATTTGTTATACAAGAATGGGATATTTATAAagtaaagaaaaaagagaGAGACATTACGatgaataaaattaaaattcatgaggataatgaaaatgtgaaatatattttagacgaggaaagaaataaaaagaaatatataagaacGTTTGACTATAAGGAAGCCAGATga